From the Chitinophaga lutea genome, one window contains:
- a CDS encoding RagB/SusD family nutrient uptake outer membrane protein codes for MKRICIIACLAMAGLTSCKKFLDTKQTDFYSPDAYYKTEAQLQQALNGVYGDLMRPELYAQVMGFNFVSGTDELLSNRGADGDARGLRYNYDASLVHVAGIWRYCYVGIGNLNSLLENIDKASVDEARRNIIKGQALFLRGYFYFLLTSNYGDVPLVLRSLAINEVNMPATPQKGVYEQIVKDMKEAETLLAGHTSSKLGYNDVVTQTAVQAVLARVYLYWAGYPQNDMTKYADVITYTDKVINSGLHALHPDYRQVFINLSQDLYDVKENIWEIGSAGAAAGVVNKSGNDIGNFVGIQSGLVATDPTSYSAAAWVWPTRKLFETYEADASNTATPFKSSPDVRRDWNCANFIYGGTPRAKQARVNVWQLSAGKFRREYCPQSIRNTNGVGGTYNINWPVIRYSDVLLMRAEAENFVNGPGNAYTYINQVRKRAYGIQNGNVVKSVTVVNQGTGYTVAPVVTITGGGGAGATATAVIAGGKVTGIYLSSPGALTAGSYYSSAPTVVIGTAWSAGTAYTANQQIANGGNLYTVTTAGTATSTPPTHTSGASSAAVTGAVFTYAGTVATATAAITTGTEADLPAGFSREAFQLAIRDERMRELCFEALRKADLIRWGNFVGDMQTFAAWAAANGAGLASGNANGLQGLQNISARHVLLPKPTYELNLNRDLVQNPGW; via the coding sequence ATGAAACGAATTTGCATCATAGCGTGTTTGGCAATGGCAGGGCTGACTTCCTGTAAAAAATTCCTCGACACCAAACAGACCGATTTTTATAGCCCGGATGCTTATTATAAAACCGAAGCACAGTTGCAGCAGGCCCTGAACGGGGTGTATGGCGACCTGATGCGGCCTGAGCTGTATGCACAGGTGATGGGCTTCAACTTTGTGTCCGGCACCGACGAGCTGCTCTCCAACCGTGGCGCCGACGGCGACGCCCGCGGCCTGCGGTATAATTACGACGCATCCCTCGTGCATGTGGCCGGCATCTGGCGCTATTGTTACGTAGGCATCGGCAACCTCAACTCGCTGCTGGAGAATATCGACAAAGCCAGCGTGGACGAAGCCCGCCGCAACATCATCAAAGGGCAGGCCCTGTTCCTGCGCGGCTATTTTTATTTCCTGCTCACCAGCAACTACGGCGATGTGCCGCTGGTGCTGCGCTCACTGGCGATCAACGAAGTGAACATGCCCGCCACGCCGCAGAAAGGCGTGTACGAGCAGATCGTGAAAGACATGAAAGAAGCGGAAACGCTCCTGGCCGGGCATACCTCCAGCAAACTCGGGTATAACGACGTGGTGACGCAAACCGCCGTGCAGGCCGTACTGGCGAGAGTGTACCTCTACTGGGCCGGTTATCCGCAAAACGATATGACGAAGTATGCGGACGTGATCACGTACACCGACAAGGTGATCAATTCCGGCCTGCATGCCCTCCATCCCGATTACCGGCAGGTGTTCATCAACCTCAGCCAGGATCTGTACGACGTGAAAGAAAATATCTGGGAGATCGGCTCCGCCGGCGCAGCTGCGGGTGTGGTCAACAAATCCGGGAACGACATCGGCAACTTCGTGGGTATCCAGTCCGGCCTCGTGGCTACGGATCCTACGTCTTATTCCGCCGCCGCCTGGGTATGGCCCACGCGCAAACTGTTCGAAACCTACGAGGCCGACGCGTCCAACACCGCCACACCATTTAAGTCGTCGCCTGATGTGCGCCGCGACTGGAACTGCGCCAACTTTATCTATGGCGGCACGCCGCGCGCCAAACAGGCGCGTGTGAACGTATGGCAGCTGAGCGCCGGCAAGTTCAGGCGGGAGTATTGCCCGCAGTCCATCCGAAATACCAACGGGGTAGGTGGTACTTACAACATCAACTGGCCGGTGATCCGTTATTCCGATGTGCTGCTGATGCGTGCCGAAGCGGAGAATTTTGTGAACGGGCCCGGTAACGCCTATACGTATATCAACCAGGTGAGGAAAAGAGCATACGGTATCCAGAATGGCAACGTGGTGAAGTCCGTTACCGTGGTGAACCAGGGTACCGGTTATACGGTAGCGCCCGTGGTGACGATTACGGGAGGAGGTGGCGCAGGCGCTACTGCCACCGCGGTGATCGCCGGCGGTAAAGTGACCGGCATCTACCTGAGCAGCCCCGGCGCGCTCACGGCCGGCTCTTATTATTCTTCCGCGCCCACCGTGGTGATCGGCACCGCATGGTCTGCCGGTACCGCCTATACGGCCAACCAGCAGATCGCCAACGGCGGTAATCTTTATACCGTGACTACCGCAGGTACCGCTACCAGCACGCCGCCCACGCATACATCGGGCGCTTCCAGCGCGGCGGTAACCGGCGCGGTATTTACTTACGCGGGTACAGTTGCAACGGCCACCGCCGCTATCACGACCGGTACGGAAGCCGACCTGCCGGCCGGCTTCAGCCGCGAAGCCTTCCAGCTGGCCATCCGCGACGAAAGGATGCGGGAGCTGTGTTTTGAAGCGCTCCGCAAAGCGGACCTTATCCGCTGGGGCAATTTTGTGGGCGACATGCAGACGTTCGCCGCCTGGGCCGCCGCCAACGGCGCAGGGCTGGCCAGCGGCAACGCCAACGGTTTGCAGGGCCTGCAGAACATCAGCGCAAGGCACGTGCTGCTGCCCAAACCGACGTATGAACTGAACCTTAACCGCGACCTGGTGCAAAACCCGGGATGGTAA
- a CDS encoding DUF5017 domain-containing protein produces the protein MKKHIIIITAGLGMMAASCSKNMEVDNPTFSVSLDRSKLVADTFTYKLGDTTRFLFAGNAGNIAFYSGENGKKYANRQVSWTLGTLELSFDSKAEFGTQTNTLQVLATNKLTAFDSASVVGAAWTDITAKARLATSATVVSSGAISLNGLMANEKDSLFIAFKYTGVTGSTQRTWTITNFFVRNTVDGMAYTAASLANDASYWTRYGNVWTPAAARWTATASDLKITGGGATAPSNTSWIISKPMYAGRLAPDVSVGIKSINEPAKTEYAYKYAAPGVYKATFVAFNHTLDEEKSTTHELIIKVIP, from the coding sequence ATGAAAAAACACATCATCATTATAACGGCAGGCCTGGGCATGATGGCCGCATCCTGCAGCAAAAACATGGAGGTGGACAACCCCACCTTTTCGGTGAGCCTCGACCGGTCCAAACTCGTGGCAGATACGTTTACCTACAAACTGGGCGATACCACCCGCTTCCTCTTTGCGGGGAATGCGGGCAACATCGCCTTTTATTCCGGCGAAAACGGGAAGAAGTACGCCAACCGCCAGGTATCGTGGACGCTGGGGACGCTGGAACTGTCGTTTGATTCCAAAGCAGAATTCGGCACCCAGACCAACACCTTACAGGTACTGGCCACCAACAAACTGACGGCTTTCGATTCCGCGTCGGTGGTGGGGGCCGCGTGGACCGACATCACGGCCAAAGCCAGACTCGCCACCAGCGCCACCGTGGTGTCTTCCGGGGCGATCAGCCTGAACGGGCTGATGGCCAATGAAAAAGATTCGCTCTTCATCGCTTTCAAATACACCGGCGTAACGGGCAGCACCCAGCGTACGTGGACGATCACGAACTTCTTCGTGCGGAATACGGTAGACGGAATGGCTTACACCGCCGCCTCGCTGGCCAACGACGCATCGTACTGGACGCGTTACGGCAATGTATGGACGCCCGCAGCAGCCCGCTGGACGGCCACGGCAAGCGATCTTAAAATCACGGGTGGCGGGGCAACCGCGCCTTCCAACACCAGCTGGATCATCAGCAAGCCCATGTACGCCGGCCGCCTGGCGCCCGATGTGAGCGTGGGCATCAAGAGCATCAACGAACCCGCAAAAACGGAATACGCCTACAAGTATGCCGCACCCGGCGTATATAAAGCTACTTTTGTGGCCTTTAACCACACGCTCGATGAAGAAAAGAGCACCACGCACGAATTAATCATTAAAGTGATACCATAA
- a CDS encoding glycoside hydrolase family 88 protein, with amino-acid sequence MRTVLYSIVLVSLLAFTADRKDEGFVNSNFSFVQQQLKFMLKETETRNKLAFPRTTDASGKMTTTNMYDWTPGFFPGSLWYAYEYSKDPALQQEAVAWTEKLEPLKDFTQHHDLGFMVYCSYGNAYRLTGNKAYRDILIQSARSLSTRFSPVTGSIKSWNQFKSWHGDKRYYYPVIIDNMMNLELLFFAARETGDTSFRHIAVTHAATAMKNQIRKDYSSYHVVCYDSLTGKVEGRETAQGYADNSTWARGQAWGIYGFTMVYRETKDPRFLKTAEGMADFFLDHKNLPADKVPYWDFNAGEKGYEPGVNSNALKVTTRYRDASAAAITASALFELSGYVKGKEQKYRKAAIRMLRTLGSPAYRAPAGGNGNFVLMHSVGSIPHKSEIDVPLVYADYYFAEALQRYRASL; translated from the coding sequence ATGAGAACTGTATTGTATTCCATTGTGCTGGTTAGCCTGCTGGCTTTTACGGCAGACAGGAAAGACGAGGGATTTGTCAACAGCAATTTTTCTTTCGTGCAGCAGCAGCTGAAGTTCATGCTGAAGGAAACGGAAACGCGGAACAAGCTCGCTTTCCCGCGCACCACCGATGCCTCCGGCAAAATGACCACGACGAACATGTACGACTGGACGCCCGGTTTTTTCCCCGGCAGCCTCTGGTATGCGTATGAGTACAGCAAAGACCCTGCGCTGCAGCAGGAAGCCGTGGCCTGGACGGAGAAGCTGGAGCCGCTGAAGGATTTTACCCAACACCACGACCTCGGTTTTATGGTGTATTGCAGCTACGGGAACGCTTACCGCCTCACCGGCAACAAAGCGTACCGCGACATCCTGATCCAGAGCGCCCGCTCCCTGAGCACGCGTTTCAGCCCTGTGACCGGCAGCATCAAATCGTGGAACCAGTTTAAATCCTGGCACGGCGACAAGCGGTATTATTACCCGGTGATCATCGACAACATGATGAACCTGGAGCTGCTGTTTTTCGCGGCCCGCGAAACCGGCGACACCAGCTTCCGCCACATCGCGGTGACCCATGCGGCCACGGCCATGAAGAACCAGATCCGGAAAGATTACAGTTCTTATCATGTGGTGTGTTACGATTCGCTGACCGGTAAAGTGGAAGGCCGCGAAACCGCGCAGGGGTATGCGGACAATTCCACCTGGGCGAGGGGACAGGCATGGGGCATCTATGGTTTTACCATGGTGTACCGCGAAACGAAAGATCCCCGCTTCCTCAAAACGGCGGAGGGCATGGCAGACTTTTTCCTCGATCATAAAAACCTGCCGGCGGATAAAGTGCCGTACTGGGACTTTAATGCCGGTGAAAAAGGGTACGAGCCCGGCGTGAATTCCAACGCCCTGAAAGTGACCACCAGATACCGCGACGCTTCCGCCGCCGCCATCACCGCTTCCGCGTTGTTCGAGCTGAGCGGTTATGTAAAAGGCAAAGAACAGAAGTACCGCAAGGCGGCTATCCGGATGCTGCGTACGCTCGGGAGCCCCGCTTACAGGGCGCCGGCCGGCGGTAACGGTAACTTCGTGCTGATGCACAGCGTGGGCAGCATCCCGCATAAAAGCGAGATCGATGTGCCCCTGGTATATGCGGATTATTATTTCGCAGAGGCATTGCAGCGCTACCGCGCTTCGTTATAA
- a CDS encoding cellulase family glycosylhydrolase — MYKQFLVALSAAALFSCGQPQTKETETAQTGVWDAAKANEWYAKQGWLVGANYITGSAINQLEMWQAETFDTAAVDRELGLAAGIGMNTMRVFLHDLLHQQDPEGYFKRMEQFLQIADKHKIRIMFVLFDSVWDPNPVAGKQRDPRPHVHNSGWVQSPGIKVLQDSTQYPRLEKYVTETVKKFANDPRVVCWDVWNEPDNPNVSAYGPVELKNKVDYVLPLLGKVFAWARAAAPVQPLTSGVWAGNWEADSTLKPIERLMIAESDVISFHTYDDSTEVEKRIAQLKRYQKPLICTEYMARPRNSTFESILPIFKKHKVAAYNWGFIEGKSQTNYPWDTWTKQYTAEPELWFHDIFRKNGEPYRQTEVDFIRQITKQ, encoded by the coding sequence ATGTATAAACAATTCCTCGTTGCCTTGTCTGCAGCCGCTCTTTTCAGCTGCGGGCAGCCTCAAACAAAAGAAACGGAAACCGCTCAAACAGGTGTCTGGGACGCCGCCAAAGCCAATGAATGGTACGCAAAACAGGGATGGCTCGTAGGGGCCAACTACATCACCGGCTCGGCCATTAACCAGCTGGAAATGTGGCAGGCCGAAACCTTCGATACCGCCGCCGTCGACCGCGAACTGGGCCTGGCCGCAGGCATCGGTATGAATACCATGCGCGTGTTCCTGCACGACCTGCTGCACCAGCAGGACCCGGAGGGGTACTTCAAACGCATGGAGCAATTCCTGCAGATCGCTGACAAACACAAAATCCGCATCATGTTCGTGCTGTTCGATTCCGTATGGGACCCGAATCCCGTAGCCGGTAAACAGCGCGATCCCAGACCGCATGTGCACAACTCCGGCTGGGTGCAGAGCCCGGGTATCAAAGTGCTTCAGGATAGCACCCAATATCCCCGCCTGGAAAAATACGTAACGGAAACGGTGAAGAAATTCGCCAACGATCCGCGCGTGGTGTGCTGGGATGTATGGAACGAGCCGGATAATCCCAATGTAAGTGCATACGGTCCCGTCGAACTGAAAAACAAAGTGGATTACGTATTGCCGCTGCTGGGCAAGGTATTCGCCTGGGCGCGCGCCGCAGCGCCGGTACAACCGCTGACCAGCGGGGTATGGGCCGGTAACTGGGAAGCCGATTCCACGCTGAAACCCATCGAACGGTTAATGATCGCCGAATCTGACGTGATCTCGTTCCACACGTACGACGACAGCACGGAAGTGGAAAAACGCATCGCGCAGCTGAAACGCTATCAGAAACCGCTCATCTGTACCGAATACATGGCGCGGCCGCGCAACAGCACTTTCGAAAGCATCCTGCCCATCTTTAAAAAACATAAAGTGGCGGCCTATAACTGGGGCTTCATCGAAGGCAAGTCGCAAACCAATTATCCCTGGGATACCTGGACCAAACAGTACACCGCCGAGCCGGAGCTTTGGTTCCATGATATTTTCCGGAAAAACGGGGAACCGTACCGGCAAACGGAAGTCGATTTTATCAGGCAGATCACGAAACAATAA